In Trachemys scripta elegans isolate TJP31775 chromosome 25, CAS_Tse_1.0, whole genome shotgun sequence, the sequence ATGTGGTGAGAAAGTTTGCTCTGCAACTAAGATAGTTTTTAAAGTAAATGCTAGTAAGcattttatctgtatttttcttgtaacctgTCTGACTTTATGCCTTGAAATGTTTGCAACAACATTGTatgcaaagttatgaattccgCCTGTATGATGATAATAGTAGATGTTCAAACCCACACAGCCATGACTAGGCAAAAGCTGTTAACCCAGTCTAACCTAAACAACAGACTGTGTGCTTACTTCAGTTTGCATATAAGTAACAGGGTCCTTGAGACAGCAAGAGTAGGAAATGGCAGGAGCAAAGGCAAATATGCATTTCAGCATACGCAGGGGAGACAAATGAGCCTGGCTCCACCTTCACCGCTAGACTCCAGGTCACCTTCTTTgctgtttgaataaactttgctttgaggggcAATCCTGAGTAGAATCCACTtaaaagggtgactggactataaaagagaggggcaaGAACACCCCAAGGCACTTATTAGGTTtaagggcggggagggggcaggggaagaagacaaaggaaccagtcCTTTGACTTTGGTGGAGATCCTGACCTGACAATTTGGTCAATCCTGGGAACACGTgctaaggattttaccttgaatgAAGTTGTGCGTGTTAagttttagaaaacattttatctttattgctcttgtaaccatttctgacttttcaaTACTTTATGCTTGTACTCacttcaaatctctctctttgtagttaaataaacttgttttatttgtaatcaaaatgaaTCCAGTGTTGTGTTCAAACTGAAGTGTTtgctaactccagttaaagtagcaaattcTTAAATATTGGTCCCTTGATTGGCAAAAGACCTCTCTTAtgtgaactgtccaggagagggctggccaGTGCAGAACACGcgttttggggaaaatttgggcCGGGGAGTGTGTTGGGGCCACCCTGCACATAgtaatccaggctggtggaggcCAGAGTGGGACTGGAACGTTGCtgacagggtgctgggccagggctgtAGCCGTACAcaacactcagggtgtgacctgcacgCTGGTAGGCTGTTTTTCAGCGGCCCATGTtaggagctacaacagcaaagcattgtgaggaaCCCAggattacagggcaggtggtgacacaaccttTCGggggtctggattgcacccccagAATGTGACACAAGTATCCCACAAATTCAGTTGATCTCGCTCGTTTTCTGTCACTTGtgcagggtttccagtttccaaacctgatgtgatctccTGGCTGGACCGAGGGGAGGAGCCATGGGTCCCAGACCTCCAGGACTCTGAGGAAAGAGAGACCCTGAGAGATACCTGCATAGGTGAGGAATCAGTTAAACCAACTCAAAATCTGTCCCTGAATTAAGGAAATATTTAGGATTCCTACAAAGCCCTTGAGAGCTCTCTGAGTTCAGGATTGTTCTCAGGAGGTGTGGCATCCTCATGGCAGACTTCACTTACGGCTTCCTACCTGTCCTGACTGACAGtagctccctccccactctgcttTCTCCCTGAGTGTTTGGTTGAGATTTAGACCCAGAATtgatcccctcctctctctcctttgggGAAAGGTTTGGGGGAGATTCAGCTCTTTCTTTGTTTGATCTCTCCATCACTTACTTTCGTTTGTTCCCCCCTTtcttccattcctctctctgaGGTTCCCTTTTCCTCTGGCAAAGGGAGTGACCCATGTCTGGTTTCTCTCTCTATCCTAGCAGATGATGGGATGGCGAATGAGGAGGAGAATCCTCAACAAGACGATGCTGAGCAAGTAGAAGCACATGGGACGTTCTCAGAAAGATCCAAAGGGAATGTTTCCTGGAGTTGTGCACAGGCAAACGCCTGTGAGAGTCAGAACAGATCAGAGAAAAAGTTCAGTAGAGGCTCAGATCTTATTAGACATGAGAGAATCAACACAGAAGGAACACCCTACATCTGCCtggagtgtgggaaaaccttcaaaCATAACTCAGTCTTTATCatccatcagagaatccacactggagagagaccaTACGCATGCcccgagtgtgggaaaagcttcagtcgcaGCTCAAACCTTATCACACATTacagaatccacacaggggagaaaccctaCACTTGCCATGAGTGTGGGAAAGGCTTCAGTCGGAGCTCAGAGCTTATGAtacataggagaatccacacaggagaaagaccctaCACTTGCTGTgattgtgggaaaagcttcattcGGAGCTCAGAGCTTAATaagcaccagagaatccacactggagagagaccctACAGATGTACTGAGTGTGGGAAAGACTTCATTTATAGCTCACAGCTTGTCACACATCGacgaatccacacaggagagagaccctactcATGCCTTGAGTGCGGGAAAGGCTTCACTTCTAGCTCACAGCTTGTCtcgcatcagagaatccacacaggagagagaccctattcatgccctgagtgtgggaaaagcttaaGTTCTAAGTCACAGCTGGTCTCACatcggagaatccacacaggagagagatccTATTTGTgccctgagtgcgggaaaagcttcagtcataGTTCACAgcttatcacacatcagagaacccacacaggagagaaaccgtACACGTgtcctgagtgtgggaaaagcttcagtcgtaGCTCAAACCTTATCATGCATCATAGAAGCCACACAGGTGAGAAACCCTACACATGCTGTgattgtgggaaaagcttcagtcggagCTCAGAGCTGAtcagacatcagagaatccacacaggagagagaccttacGCGTGCCCAGAGTGCGGGAAAAGTTTCACTCGGAGCTCAGATCTTAGTaagcaccagagaatccacactggagagagaccctatagATGCCCTGACTGCGGGAAAGGCTTCCGTTACAGCTCACATCTCGTCTCACatcggagaatccacacaggagaaagaccctaCTCATGCCCtgtgtgtgggaaaagcttcactgatAGTTCACAGATGATCACACATCAGAGAAGCCACACAGGGGAGACCCCGTACACGTgccctgagtgcgggaaaagcttcagttggCACTCaaaccttatcacacatcagagaatccatacgGGAGAGAAACCATACACATgtcctgagtgtgggaaaagcttcaatcggcGATCAAACCTTGCTGCACATcacagaatccacacaggggagacaCCCTATAGCTGccctgactgtgggaaaagcttcagtcggagCTCAGAGCTCATCATACataagagaatccacacaggagaaagaccctaCACTTGCTGTGAGTGCGAGAAAAGCTTCATTCGGAGCTCTGAGCTTATcatacatcagagaatccacactggagagaaaccCTTCAGATGCCCTCAGTGCGGTAAAGGCTTCAGTTATAGCTCACAGCTTGTctcacatcagagaatccacacacgCGAATAACACTATGCTTGTATTCAGTAGGGCTGCCcaaagattttttgtttcttttttgttatgGGTTTTTTGTTGGGTTGGTTGTTTGGTGTTTTTAATACATTGGCTAATTCCCACATATTGGTCTTTAAGGTTGATTGCACCATTTCCTTTACTGTTGTCTCTCAGCTCCCTTCTGGTGGGTTGCCACCTTCTATCTTTTGCAGCTCACCTTACTTTGGGGTGAATCCTGCGATCCTTTCTATCAGCTCCTTTTGTCTTATGAGTTATGGGAATGTGTGTTCCTCCTGGCAGAAATGTCCATCAGTCCGAgttgggggagagagggttgACCTCATCTAGCTACAGTGAGATAAAAACTatctgtgccttgtctccactagaacTGTACATTGagttaggacatgtctacactaccacttatgtcagcaaaatttatgttgctcaggggtgtgaaaaaaccacacaccccgAGTAGcataagttttgccggcataatTGGCAGTGtacacagcgctatgtcagtggaagagcttctcccgcgCACATAGCTATCGCCACTCgatgggggtggtttaattatgtcaacgggagagctctctcccgccagCATAGAGCGACTACACAAGAGATTTTACACTAGCGTGACTGCATCAatccagctgtgccgctgtaaggtctctaatATAGACACGACCTAAATTGCTCAAATTAGCTATTTTGATGTAAAAACACAACTATCTTTTCAGGGCAGACATAACCCAGGTGCAGTGGTTGTGGTTAGCTTTCCCCTTGTGCTCACCTGATCTCCATCACTCTTCCTAGTCTAGATAAACCCTGAGCATCGCATTGCAAAGTGAATGTTAGTCATCGGATTTCCTGGTTGGGACAAGATTCTTATTCCCAGTTGTTCTGACATTGTTTGTGGTTGTGCTGAATAGCAGGTAGTTTTTTTCTACCAGTTTTCTTATTTAGAATATAGTGAGATGCAACAAAAAGGCAGGAGGAAAGGTAGAAAAAAAGGATCATTTCAGCATCTGTGATATCCAGAGGAGATGGTATGAGTCAGCGGGATTCCTTTCCAATCACCATCATGAATCTCCCGCCACTCCAACAGCATTGGCTTCTGAGTGAGCCACAATGGCGTCTCCTCCCCATGTTCTATCCCTCCAGCTCCCAAAGTGTCACATGAAGCAGCTTTCTCAGCTCTCTGTGCTTAGGTATCAGGCTTTGATCCTAAATCAGACTCGTTGGGGCTGGAAATGGGTGTCACAGGCTGAGAGGGGGAATTTGAGAGAATCCCAAACAGATTAACCTTTCCGTGCTTTAATCTGAGTTGGGATTGTTTCCAGATGGGAAAGTTGGCTGATTTTCCCCATTATGATGATGCTAAAACCTTTGTAACTAACATGACTGAATAGTAATGAGGTGATGCTGAATGAAGAAGGTTTGAATGGATCAGAGGACAGTGCAATAGGAAAATCTGTTCTAATTTAGCATCATGAGATGTAAGATGCCCTGGAATTTCATTGTATATGATACTGAAACTGTCTTATTCGCTTGTgggtttttctctttttcctgagGGAATTTGATAACATAACTGGATATTAGTTTTTTTAtgataggatgaaattcagttttTTGGTGGCGTTTGAGACAAATGACCATTTACTAaaacaataatttatttttgtgcGTGTCTTTTTCTACACCTCCATTATGACATGGAGGAAGTTCAAGAGCAATTCAGTCGTCAGGAACGAACACTCAAAGCTATTGGATGTGCAACCAGAGAAACAGTAGCATTTTGAAATTGTACATCTAAATAAGGAACGGAATTAAACAACACTTTGATCATATAATTTGTGTGAACATTGGCTCAGATGATTCAAGGACAATATTCCACAGTAAGTGATTCGAAACTAAGCAAAATGCCCATGTATTTGGGTCGAAAGGCAGTTGTGGCCCAGGCCTACCAGGAGGTTACTTCTGAAGATTTCTCTTTCCTAATCAAGTGCACATTGCCTATTATTTCAGAACGCAGTTTAGATCTTTGCAGAGATGGAGAAAATGGAAGTGGCATTTTTGTTGAGTTTACACCTTGTAGATGCTGCAAATGTGGATAAAATAAAATCCGTTGTGTGAGTTAGCTGCAGCAGTAGATCTATTTTTAATAGATACCCCACCTTTAGTAACTTACACAGCTTGTGAACCAGGCCCATCTGTGCCaccagattaaataaataaactgggcATGCTTGGCTGGGGAAGCAATTCCTCACTGTATGACTACTGAGATTTTCTGTGATGTAGTAAAGGATTCTGCTCCAGAGAAGTAAAATTTACCCTGACCATCGCCAAGAATTAGACTAGATCTTAAGTAGAAATAATAGGCATCCAGTATTTGATTTTTACCCCAGAGATGGAAACTAGGGTAACCTTAGGCTCAGGTAAACTATTTATGTTTAGAACACTACCTCCTAGTTCAGTGGCAGTGATTATGGTTCAAATGATGCTGTGGTTAGATATGGGGGAGTTCTCCTTTACCATTTGGATCCAAAGTTTTATGAGCTAAAGAAAGAAACGGTTGATGCCTTCAGAGGGCAGTCCTTCCCTATGGATCCCAATCTGACTGTCTTGTTGGAGAACAAGCACTTCCATGCTGTGCAAGTGATGATAAAACAATGAGGAAATAAGTGTCAGACTCCCAAGCTCAGACTGCAGGACTGACGAATGTTGAGTCCTGATTCTATGAATCTGTCTCTCAGTTTTGCTCATGTATCTCATGAATTTGCATCACTTCTTCACCTCCTGCTATTTTGAAAGATTAAAATTGTGAAAATAGAATACAAGTGGTTTTTTCTCATGATGAGAACACATTTGAGATGACTTCCACCAAAACTTATGTCCGAAGACCCAGAGATAAATGAGCTCCCAGAAATAGAAGGCACCTATGTTAGTACAGAACACAACTTTACACAAAGCTCATTTGGTGGAAAAGGGGAGTAAGAGAAAACTAACACACATGATAAAATTCTGTACTCTTCAAATATGTTGTTACTGGTGAAAATGGAATTAAACGAAGTTTATTGCAGAATAAGAGACTGATTATGTGATAACCTGAATTTATTTGAAACACTGAAAGTTGTCTGGGTTTTCttctgggttcagaaaagaattagataagtttatatagtacaggtccatcaatgactattagccaagatggctaagcctctgattgccagatgctAGGAATGATTGatacgggatggatcactcgctaATTGACGTGTTCATtctccctgaagcatctggcattggccactgtcagaagacaggatactgggctagacggaccattagtctaacccagtatggccattcttaggtttCTGTCCCCTGCCACCCCTGAGTAGTATATGAAAGGTGACTAATCCTGTAAAGTTTATTTGATGTAATTTACCCTCTTTGGATTAAGGAGTTCTAAAGTAAAACCTCACTCAAAAGGGGCTGGTATATGGTAGTATGTAGGAGAAATAGTGTATATCAAAATAAAGACCTAGTATAGActttaattatttctatttcaaatggaattttgataagcttttaaaataaatgtttctgttgaGAAAAAATGATGTAATCTTTTACCCAGTTACACTGTAACAGCCGCTGAGATTTCCAGTTCTCTTGTTTGCAAGCCACATCTTGTTTGATGTCCCATCTGTCAGGAGGTGTCTTAATTTAAATTGCTGATGGGTACAAGATAGtagcttttctgtttttttaagttttgtttttttgcaaccaGTTTTTTCATGGGTGCCAAGGCCCTTTTCAGTATGAGTAGGCCAGCTATTAGAGCACGTCCATTTAACCCTCAGACTAGGCTGTGGAAACCTTCagaacttttgttttttgtttttgatatcTTTGGGGTCTTCACATCCATGCTGCATGTGGTTGGCTACAATGAATACTTTAAGAAAACTCCTAGGTGAAGTGAGACTTTACCAAAGGGACTTTGGTCCAATGTGTTCCTCGCTTCAACTGGCTCAGGACACATTGTCTGTTTCCAAGGAGTTTTCACACCTGATTTGCCTGGAGACCTCAGGGTGTCACTGCAAAGTGGGGTATGATGGAATCATCAATTTTAAAGATCAAGATAAAGGTGGAAGTCCTTTACCTTTGAGGTTAATGACCTGTCTAACAGAGACTGATGTACCATGACCCCAAGACTGATcctctctggggaaggaagtCACATCATCAACAGGCTATGACAGCCTGGACTAGTCTGCCTGTACTTAAAATAGCACACTAGCCTGGCATGCTGGTCTAGCTATGCCATCGCCTGGTTCCTTCATtgcaactacacctctactccaCTCCCTTGGCATTCTAGTAACTTACCTAACcctaaccatcaagtgatccatcccctgttgctcattcctagcttctggcaaactgaggctagggacaccatccctgcccatcctggctaatagccattgacagacctaccctccatgaatttacctagttcttttttgaaccctgatatagtcttggccttcacagcatcctcgggcaaggagttccacaggttgactgtgtgttgtgtaatgaaatacttccttttgtttgttttaaacctcctgcctaatTATTTCATTTGGCGATCCCTAATTCTTGTATTAAGagagggagtaaataacacttccttatttactttctccccaccagtcatgattttatagacctctatcatatctccccttagtcgtgtcttttccaagctgaaaagtcccagtcttgttaatctgtccacatatggaagccattccatacccctaatcattttgttgcccttttctgaaccttttccaattccaatatatctttttgagatggggcgaccacatctgcacgcagtattcaagatgtgggtgtaccatggatttatatagaggcaacatgatatttttaaaccaccagc encodes:
- the LOC117870008 gene encoding zinc finger protein 420-like, whose amino-acid sequence is MANEEENPQQDDAEQVEAHGTFSERSKGNVSWSCAQANACESQNRSEKKFSRGSDLIRHERINTEGTPYICLECGKTFKHNSVFIIHQRIHTGERPYACPECGKSFSRSSNLITHYRIHTGEKPYTCHECGKGFSRSSELMIHRRIHTGERPYTCCDCGKSFIRSSELNKHQRIHTGERPYRCTECGKDFIYSSQLVTHRRIHTGERPYSCLECGKGFTSSSQLVSHQRIHTGERPYSCPECGKSLSSKSQLVSHRRIHTGERSYLCPECGKSFSHSSQLITHQRTHTGEKPYTCPECGKSFSRSSNLIMHHRSHTGEKPYTCCDCGKSFSRSSELIRHQRIHTGERPYACPECGKSFTRSSDLSKHQRIHTGERPYRCPDCGKGFRYSSHLVSHRRIHTGERPYSCPVCGKSFTDSSQMITHQRSHTGETPYTCPECGKSFSWHSNLITHQRIHTGEKPYTCPECGKSFNRRSNLAAHHRIHTGETPYSCPDCGKSFSRSSELIIHKRIHTGERPYTCCECEKSFIRSSELIIHQRIHTGEKPFRCPQCGKGFSYSSQLVSHQRIHTRE